Proteins from a single region of Hordeum vulgare subsp. vulgare chromosome 6H, MorexV3_pseudomolecules_assembly, whole genome shotgun sequence:
- the LOC123405038 gene encoding receptor-like protein 3: MQTLHLSIKTCSKIFHLGFALVLLICLASPTSSCTDQEKSSLLQFVAGLSQHGDLGASWQHGTDCCQWEGITCSTDEIVTDVLLASRGLQGHIAPSLGNLPGLLCLNLSNNMLSGGLPQELVSSSSIVILDVSFNRLEGDLHELSSTPARPVKVLNISSNLFTGQFPPTTWKAMKNMVALNASNNSFTGILPTHFCNSFPSLVVLELSYNRFRGSIPPELGSCSMLRVLKVGHNNLIGNLPDELSNATSLEFLSFPRSGLQGILQDTNIAKLTNLVTLDLGENNFSGKIPESIGHLKRLEGLHLNNNNMYGQLPYALANCTNLIIIDLSYNNFYGQLNKVNFSNLPNLMSLDLIQNNFNGTIPESIYTCINLVALRLSYNNFQGQLAKGLGNLKSLSFLSLYYNNLTNITHALQILGSSKNLTTLLIGRNFQHETMPVDDIIGCFENLRFLAIGNCPISGKIPFWISKLANLEILILSNNQLTGIIPAWIKALSHVFYLDISNNSLTGEIPTALMDMPMLKSANPRDFILPVYPAQTHQYRQAFAFPILLDLSNNKFTGEIPLDIGQLKSIHSLNFSFNDLTGQIPESIFNLTDLQVLDLSNNNLTGAIPATLNTLHFLAVFNVSNNDLEGPIPSGGQFNTFGASSFDGNAKLCGSMIIHECGLAEAPPSTVLSTEQTDYKVACVIAFSAFFGVGVLYDQIVLSRYFG, translated from the coding sequence ATGCAGACACTCCATCTTTCCATCAAGACATGCAGCAAGATATTTCACCTTGGTTTTGCTCTTGTGCTGCTGATCTGCTTGGCCTCTCCCACCAGTTCCTGCACGGATCAGGAGAAGAGCTCCCTTCTCCAGTTCGTCGCTGGCCTCTCACAACACGGCGACCTCGGTGCGTCCTGGCAGCATGGCACGGATTGCTGCCAGTGGGAAGGGATCACCTGCAGTACGGATGAGATTGTTACCGATGTCTTGCTGGCTTCTAGGGGTCTTCAGGGGCACATCGCTCCTTCCCTTGGTAACCTCCCTGGATTGCTATGCCTCAACCTGTCAAACAACATGCTATCTGGTGGTCTACCACAAGAACTGGTATCCTCCAGCAGCATCGTCATCCTTGACGTCAGCTTTAACCGCCTCGAAGGAGACCTACATGAGTTGTCATCTACGCCTGCCCGGCCAGTGAAGGTGTTGAACATCTCGAGCAATTTGTTTACAGGACAGTTCCCACCAACCACATGGAAGGCCATGAAAAACATGGTTGCGCTCAACGCTAGTAACAACAGCTTTACTGGGATACTACCGACTCATTTCTGCAACAGCTTTCCATCCTTGGTTGTGCTTGAGCTCTCTTACAACCGATTCAGAGGGAGCATTCCCCCTGAACTAGGTAGCTGCTCCATGCTCAGAGTGCTCAAGGTTGGCCACAACAACCTCATCGGGAATCTCCCAGATGAACTCTCCAATGCTACCTCGTTAGAGTTCCTCTCTTTCCCCAGGAGTGGTTTACAAGGGATACTTCAAGACACGAATATTGCCAAACTTACCAATTTGGTTACCCTTGATTTAGGAGAGAACAACTTCAGTGGCAAAATTCCGGAGTCTATAGGTCATCTCAAGAGATTGGAGGGGCTCCATTTGAACAATAATAACATGTATGGGCAGCTTCCATATGCTTTGGCCAACTGTACAAATCTCATAATCATCGACCTCAGCTACAACAATTTCTACGGGCAACTCAACAAGGTCAATTTTTCCAACCTACCGAATCTCATGTCTTTAGATCTTATACAGAACAACTTCAATGGCACAATTCCGGAAAGTATCTACACTTGCATAAATCTAGTTGCACTACGACTATCTTACAATAATTTCCAAGGCCAGCTAGCCAAAGGGCTCGGCAATCTGAAGTCCTTATCGTTCCTATCACTTTACTATAATAATCTTACAAACATAACACATGCACTTCAGATTCTTGGGAGCTCCAAAAACCTCACCACCCTTCTTATTGGGCGCAACTTCCAGCATGAGACCATGCCAGTGGATGACATCATTGGCTGCTTTGAAAATCTTAGGTTTCTTGCTATAGGTAATTGCCCAATATCGGGAAAAATACCTTTCTGGATATCAAAGCTAGCGAATTTAGAGATACTAATATTGTCTAACAATCAACTCACCGGAATAATACCAGCCTGGATCAAAGCTCTAAGCCATGTCTTCTATCTTGACATATCAAACAACAGCCTCACAGGTGAAATTCCAACAGCATTGATGGATATGCCAATGCTAAAGTCAGCAAACCCAAGGGACTTCATACTGCCTGTTTATCCAGCTCAAACACACCAATATCGCCAAGCTTTCGCTTTCCCTATATTGTTGGATCTAAGCAACAATAAGTTCACTGGTGAGATTCCTTTGGATATCGGTCAGTTGAAATCCATCCATTCACTTAATTTTAGCTTTAATGACTTAACAGGACAGATCCCGGAATCAATATTCAATCTCACAGACCTGCAGGTTCTAGACTTGTCCAACAACAATCTCACGGGTGCAATCCCAGCTACATTGAACACCCTGCACTTCCTTGCAGTGTTTAATGTTTCTAACAATGATCTAGAAGGTCCTATTCCATCTGGAGGCCAGTTCAACACATTTGGGGCTTCGAGCTTTGATGGGAATGCAAAGCTCTGCGGGTCTATGATCATTCACGAATGTGGTTTAGCAGAAGCACCTCCATCCACTGTTCTATCAACAGAACAAACTGATTACAAGGTGGCATGCGTGATTGCCTTCAGTGCGTTCTTTGGTGTAGGGGTGTTGTATGATCAGATAGTCCTATCAAGGTATTTTGGCTAG